Proteins encoded together in one uncultured Flavobacterium sp. window:
- a CDS encoding DUF2490 domain-containing protein — MKILRLLLLFGFISPFLSAQSIKKTDQQTLTWIRYYNIFPLTEKWAIHSEFDNRSFLNPVHENLFVIRVQGRYRAHKNIDLGGGFAYFNVNTQNPDIDPNYSVPEYRIQQDITFINDIAKITFHNRFQLEERFIQKTNKTELLDDFSFAFRFRYRLQSTFDLWKKDKQSLKGTISDEVMFNFGKDNKKNTFDQNRIYAALRYHFNPNIGLEIGYLKNFQRRASGVDFYDRDIIRFTVYHKINRKTNKT; from the coding sequence ATGAAGATTCTTCGATTATTACTCTTATTTGGCTTTATAAGTCCTTTTTTATCGGCGCAAAGTATAAAAAAAACAGATCAGCAAACCCTAACCTGGATTCGCTACTACAATATTTTTCCTTTAACTGAAAAATGGGCGATTCATTCTGAGTTTGACAATCGTAGTTTTTTAAATCCTGTTCATGAAAACCTATTTGTTATAAGAGTTCAAGGAAGATATCGAGCGCATAAAAACATTGATTTAGGCGGAGGTTTTGCTTATTTTAATGTCAATACACAAAACCCGGATATTGACCCAAATTATTCTGTTCCGGAATATCGAATTCAACAGGATATTACTTTTATTAATGATATTGCCAAGATAACTTTTCACAACCGTTTTCAGCTTGAAGAGCGCTTTATCCAAAAAACCAATAAAACAGAATTACTGGATGATTTTTCTTTTGCTTTCCGATTTCGTTATAGATTACAATCGACTTTTGATCTTTGGAAAAAAGACAAGCAAAGCCTGAAAGGAACTATTTCTGATGAAGTTATGTTCAATTTCGGAAAAGACAATAAAAAAAATACTTTTGATCAAAACCGAATTTACGCCGCACTTCGATATCATTTTAATCCTAATATTGGTTTAGAAATTGGTTACCTGAAAAACTTCCAGCGACGTGCCAGTGGTGTTGATTTTTATGATCGTGATATTATACGATTCACCGTTTATCACAAAATCAATCGAAAAACAAACAAAACGTAA